One Fusarium poae strain DAOMC 252244 chromosome 4, whole genome shotgun sequence DNA window includes the following coding sequences:
- a CDS encoding hypothetical protein (TransMembrane:5 (o53-71i83-101o153-179i191-210o282-303i)~BUSCO:28818at5125), whose product MALPYLKSIDDCGEYAKAVEPYIPQVYALPRQFLDNIASPDGLRQLYVDTNPLISAFAISVALTVPFLVVSEINRNYSQVDRMWSILPNLYVVHLSIWARLAGVSSSRVDLISLATTLWSCRLTYNYWRKGGYEKGSEDYRWAILQKYVPRPIWFIFNVTFISFIQSVLLFSFSCVPAYAILLSTKFEENVAPADIFFFLTMVGLVYSEWVSDGQQWDFHAAKHKYQAEAKVPREYSYTQADLDRGFNTSGLWAYSRHPNFAAEQLVWFVLYQWSCYATKNLYSYTLAGSAALIMLFQGSTWLTELITVGKYSEYPKYQKQVGMFLPKSLRPYKTPLPKVIRTSDLAKKDESKKQA is encoded by the exons ATGGCTCTTCCATATCTCAAGTCCATTGATGACTGTGGCGAGTACGCAAAGGCTGTTGAGCCGTATATTCCTCAGGTTTATGCTCTTCCTCGGCAGTTTCTTGACAACATCGCCAGCCCAGATGGGCTGAGGCAGTTGTATGTTGACACAAACCCGCTCATCTCAGCTTTTGCAATTTCTGTCGCCCTTACCGTTCCCTTTCTTGTCGTCTCGGAGATCAACAGAAACTACTCCCAGGTTGACCGTATGTGGTCCATTCTCCCTAATCTTTACGTTGTCCATCTCTCCATTTGGGCACGTCTTGCTGGTGTTTCTTCGTCACGGGTGGATTTGATTTCTTTGGCTACAACTCTTTGGAGT TGCCGTTTGACCTACAATTACTGGCGTAAGGGTGGCTATGAGAAGGGATCTGAAGATTATCGATG GGCCATTCTGCAAAAATATGTGCCAAGACCCATCTGGTTCATCTTCAACGTCACGTTCATCTCGTTCATCCAGAGTGTTCTGCTCTTCAGTTTCTCATGCGTTCCCGCTTACGCTATCCTTCTCTCTACCAAGTTTGAGGAAAATGTGGCCCCTGCCGacattttcttctttctcaccATGGTCGGACTGGTCTACAGTGAATGGGTTAGCGATGGTCAGCAATGGG ATTTCCATGCGGCCAAGCACAAGTATCAGGCCGAAGCCAAGGTTCCTCGCGAGTACAGCTACACCCAGGCCGACCTTGACCGAGGCTTTAACACCTCTGGACTCTGGGCTTACAGCAGACATCCCAACTTTGCCGCTGAGCAGCTTGTCTGGTTTGTCCTGTATCAGTGGAGCTGCTATGCAACCAAGAATCTGTATAGCTACACACTTGCCGGCTCTGCTGCTTTGATCATGCTTTTTCAGGGTTCAACTTGGCTCACCGAACTGATTACAGTGGGAAAGTACTCCGAGTATCCAAAGTACCAGAAACAGGTTGGCATGTTCTTGCCCAAGTCTCTTCGGCCGTACAAGACTCCCCTGCCTAAAGTCATCCGCACCAGCGACCTTGCAAAGAAGGACGAGAGTAAGAAGCAAGCTTGA